A genomic window from Thermodesulfobium sp. 4217-1 includes:
- a CDS encoding MBL fold metallo-hydrolase, with protein MLINPSTKITILVDNIILSSSPANLLAEHGFSALIETEKETFLYDTGSSGFALLNNAHRLKKDLSNVDAIILSHNHSDHTGGLLTLLDYLRKDIKIYAHKNIFKKTFSSKTKKTTFIGIPFAKDILESLGANFLFLESPIEIKENIFLSYQVDTSNNFEITDQKLLKLDTDAHLVPDTFEEDMSIYFKSNDKLSVLTGCAHKGIINIIEQGKKITGCKKLDAVIGGSHLGPASKEQQDQTIDALKILDPERVAFVHCTGLQMISRCANELKEKFVFSGVGSTFEV; from the coding sequence ATGTTAATAAATCCAAGCACAAAGATTACGATCCTTGTTGACAACATAATTCTTTCATCTAGTCCAGCAAATCTTCTTGCAGAACATGGATTTAGTGCGCTAATTGAAACTGAGAAAGAAACCTTCTTGTACGACACAGGCTCTAGTGGCTTTGCCCTTCTAAACAACGCCCACAGATTAAAAAAGGATCTAAGCAATGTAGATGCAATAATTCTCTCCCACAACCACAGCGATCATACAGGAGGGCTCCTTACCCTACTTGATTATCTAAGAAAAGATATAAAAATTTATGCCCACAAGAATATTTTCAAAAAAACCTTTTCATCAAAGACAAAAAAGACTACTTTTATAGGAATACCCTTTGCTAAGGATATACTTGAGTCTCTTGGCGCAAACTTCCTATTCTTAGAATCCCCAATCGAAATTAAAGAAAATATCTTTCTATCCTATCAAGTAGATACCTCAAATAATTTTGAAATAACTGACCAAAAACTCTTAAAGCTTGATACAGATGCCCATCTTGTGCCAGATACATTTGAAGAGGATATGAGCATATATTTCAAGAGCAACGATAAATTATCTGTACTGACAGGATGTGCCCACAAGGGAATAATAAATATCATTGAACAGGGCAAAAAGATAACAGGGTGTAAGAAATTGGATGCCGTTATTGGAGGTTCTCACCTTGGACCGGCATCGAAAGAACAACAAGACCAGACGATTGATGCCCTGAAAATCTTAGATCCAGAAAGAGTTGCCTTTGTACACTGCACAGGACTTCAGATGATCTCAAGGTGTGCAAACGAACTAAAAGAGAAATTTGTATTTTCAGGCGTTGGCTCAACTTTCGAGGT